In Achromobacter xylosoxidans A8, a single window of DNA contains:
- a CDS encoding class I adenylate-forming enzyme family protein encodes MYLTQGLHRAGRLHPAKIALREDARRWTYAGLIDWAARKAAVLRDHGVLPGDRVAFWSANGADYVSWILACWWLGAAVVPLNTRWSGAELAQALADCSPRLLLVDETMAPRMAAIDMPAGAEPLSAEVLEAHATAAVAQEDVRAGGDTLAAILFTGGTTGAPKGAMLTHANLWSAAVARMATVPTSPDSHTLLVAPLFHVAGLGRLIGQFVAGASVAIPRGFQPRAVLQALQDDGVTEVLLVPSMIQMLLDEPGFAQYWLGGVQRVIWGASPISRALLDRALAAFPQAEFVHAYGMTETAATVAINAEVREGGARTESAGRPAIGVETRILAPDGSEAAPGAVGELAVRGPMVMQGYWNRPEETQRAFDHGWLLTGDAARQDEDGYLYIVDRLKDMIVSGGENIYGAEVEGVLARHPLVARCAVIGVVHARWGEAVHAVIVPRPGMGVDADSLDRHCRQLLAAFKCPKTYEFLNELPMSAAGKVLKSALRQNHESRSAAVAAPAHQENQA; translated from the coding sequence ATGTATCTGACACAAGGTCTGCATCGCGCAGGCCGGCTGCACCCCGCAAAGATCGCGCTGCGCGAAGACGCGAGGCGTTGGACCTACGCAGGGTTGATCGATTGGGCCGCGCGCAAGGCTGCCGTGCTGCGCGACCATGGCGTGCTGCCGGGCGATCGTGTGGCCTTCTGGAGCGCCAACGGCGCGGACTATGTGTCGTGGATCCTGGCGTGCTGGTGGCTGGGCGCGGCGGTGGTGCCGCTGAACACGCGCTGGAGCGGCGCAGAGCTTGCGCAAGCGCTGGCCGATTGCAGCCCGCGCCTGCTGCTGGTGGACGAGACGATGGCGCCGCGCATGGCCGCCATCGACATGCCCGCCGGCGCGGAACCGCTATCTGCCGAGGTCCTGGAAGCCCACGCCACCGCGGCGGTGGCGCAGGAGGACGTCCGCGCGGGCGGCGACACGCTGGCCGCGATTCTCTTTACCGGCGGCACGACCGGCGCGCCCAAGGGCGCCATGCTGACCCACGCAAACCTGTGGAGCGCCGCGGTGGCCAGGATGGCCACCGTCCCGACGTCGCCCGACAGCCATACCTTGCTGGTCGCGCCGCTTTTTCATGTGGCCGGCTTGGGGCGGCTGATCGGACAATTTGTCGCGGGCGCATCGGTGGCGATACCGCGCGGCTTCCAGCCCCGCGCGGTGCTGCAGGCTCTGCAGGACGATGGCGTAACCGAGGTGCTGCTGGTACCCAGCATGATCCAGATGCTGCTGGATGAGCCTGGGTTCGCGCAATATTGGCTGGGCGGCGTGCAGCGCGTGATCTGGGGCGCGTCGCCGATTTCCCGGGCCTTGCTCGACCGCGCGCTGGCGGCCTTTCCGCAAGCAGAATTCGTGCATGCGTACGGCATGACGGAAACCGCCGCCACCGTGGCCATCAATGCCGAGGTGCGCGAGGGCGGCGCGCGCACCGAATCGGCGGGGCGGCCAGCTATCGGCGTGGAAACGCGCATTCTCGCGCCCGACGGCAGCGAGGCGGCGCCAGGCGCCGTCGGCGAACTGGCGGTGCGCGGACCCATGGTGATGCAGGGCTACTGGAACCGGCCCGAGGAAACGCAACGCGCATTCGACCACGGCTGGTTGTTGACGGGCGACGCGGCCCGTCAGGACGAAGACGGCTATCTGTACATCGTGGACCGGCTCAAGGACATGATCGTCAGCGGCGGCGAAAACATCTACGGGGCCGAAGTGGAAGGCGTGCTGGCCCGCCATCCGCTGGTGGCGCGTTGCGCGGTCATCGGGGTGGTGCACGCCCGCTGGGGCGAGGCGGTGCATGCCGTGATCGTGCCACGTCCCGGCATGGGGGTGGATGCGGACTCCCTGGACAGGCATTGCCGCCAGCTGCTGGCCGCCTTCAAGTGTCCCAAGACCTATGAGTTCCTCAACGAGTTGCCCATGTCGGCAGCGGGCAAAGTGCTGAAGTCCGCGCTGCGACAGAACCATGAATCCAGGAGCGCGGCTGTGGCCGCGCCCGCTCATCAGGAGAATCAGGCATGA
- a CDS encoding SDR family NAD(P)-dependent oxidoreductase, whose amino-acid sequence MGTLEGKVALVSGAGRGIGQEIALKLAREGASVVVNDLDAGPAEETVALIRKLGGQAQACAGSVIEAGFAERFVGTAVDTYGGLDIIVNNAGYTWDNVIQKMTDEQWDAILAVHLSAPFRILRAASGFIRVAAKTEAEQGKEVFRKVVNISSTSGVMGNAGQANYSAAKAGINGLTRALAKEWGRYKVNVNSVAFGLIKTRLTEAPADGDATLDIEGRQIKVGVNPQVLKNAESLIPVGRAGTPAEAAGAVYLFCLPESNYVSGQVLVVGGGRP is encoded by the coding sequence ATGGGTACATTGGAAGGCAAGGTGGCGCTGGTGTCGGGCGCAGGACGCGGCATCGGCCAGGAGATTGCGCTGAAGCTGGCGCGCGAAGGCGCCAGCGTGGTGGTGAATGATCTGGACGCGGGGCCGGCGGAGGAAACCGTCGCGCTGATCCGCAAGCTGGGCGGCCAGGCGCAGGCCTGCGCCGGCAGCGTGATCGAGGCCGGTTTCGCCGAGCGTTTCGTCGGCACCGCCGTGGACACCTACGGCGGCCTGGACATCATCGTCAACAACGCCGGCTACACCTGGGACAACGTGATCCAGAAGATGACGGACGAACAATGGGACGCGATCCTGGCCGTGCATCTGTCCGCGCCGTTCCGCATCCTGCGCGCCGCGTCCGGCTTCATTCGCGTGGCCGCCAAGACCGAAGCGGAGCAGGGCAAGGAGGTGTTCCGCAAGGTCGTGAACATCTCGTCCACTTCCGGCGTCATGGGCAATGCCGGCCAGGCGAACTATTCCGCCGCCAAGGCCGGCATCAACGGCCTGACGCGCGCGCTGGCCAAGGAATGGGGGCGTTACAAGGTCAACGTCAACAGCGTGGCTTTCGGGCTGATCAAGACGCGCCTGACGGAGGCGCCCGCCGACGGCGACGCCACGCTGGACATCGAAGGCCGGCAGATCAAGGTGGGCGTCAATCCGCAGGTGCTGAAGAACGCCGAGAGCCTGATCCCCGTCGGCCGGGCGGGCACGCCGGCGGAAGCCGCGGGGGCGGTGTACCTGTTCTGCCTGCCCGAGTCCAACTACGTCAGCGGCCAGGTCCTGGTCGTGGGCGGCGGCCGTCCTTGA
- a CDS encoding tripartite tricarboxylate transporter substrate binding protein, with product MNDPHRSPPSPRRRSLLKLSAALPAALALQRPARAAGFPARPVTLIVPFPAGGATDTQMRALAVAASRELGQTVVIANRPGAGGTLGPAAMAHTAAPDGYTVSVVVGTLFRYPFLQQVNYDPIKDFTYVACMTAYSYAIVVREDAPWRTLDELIADARAHPDKISYGGTGTGGSGRIAIERLSRLTNTRFNFIPYKGAAEETTALLGGHIQMVSDAGWGPMIDTGKARLLAVLGEARAKRVPDVPTLTELGYPIVTANPVGIAGPKGMDPEVTRVLQQAFHRASSDPEYNRALETADQPHMLMDSAAYTDFAIRQVAEEKKFVAELGLKMQ from the coding sequence ATGAACGATCCTCATCGCAGCCCCCCCTCGCCGCGACGCCGCAGCCTGCTCAAGCTGAGCGCGGCCCTGCCTGCCGCACTGGCCCTGCAGCGACCGGCCCGCGCCGCAGGCTTCCCGGCCCGCCCCGTCACGCTCATCGTGCCGTTCCCCGCGGGCGGTGCGACGGACACCCAGATGCGCGCGCTGGCGGTCGCGGCCTCGCGCGAACTGGGCCAGACCGTCGTCATCGCCAACCGGCCGGGCGCCGGCGGCACGCTCGGTCCCGCGGCCATGGCGCATACCGCCGCGCCGGACGGCTATACGGTGTCGGTGGTGGTGGGCACGCTGTTCCGCTATCCCTTCCTACAGCAGGTCAACTATGACCCGATCAAGGACTTCACCTACGTCGCCTGCATGACGGCCTACTCCTATGCCATCGTGGTGCGCGAGGACGCCCCCTGGCGCACGCTGGACGAACTGATCGCCGACGCGCGCGCCCATCCCGACAAGATCAGCTACGGCGGCACCGGCACGGGCGGTTCGGGACGCATCGCGATCGAACGCCTGTCGCGGCTGACGAATACGCGCTTCAACTTCATCCCATACAAGGGCGCGGCCGAGGAAACCACCGCGCTGCTGGGCGGCCATATCCAGATGGTCTCGGACGCGGGCTGGGGACCGATGATAGACACCGGCAAGGCCCGCCTGCTGGCGGTGCTGGGCGAGGCCCGCGCCAAGCGCGTGCCAGACGTGCCCACGCTGACGGAGCTGGGCTACCCCATCGTCACGGCCAACCCGGTCGGCATCGCCGGTCCGAAAGGCATGGATCCCGAGGTGACGCGCGTCTTGCAGCAGGCCTTTCATCGCGCGTCCAGCGACCCGGAGTACAACCGCGCGCTGGAAACCGCCGACCAGCCCCACATGCTGATGGATAGCGCCGCCTATACCGACTTTGCGATCCGGCAGGTGGCGGAAGAGAAAAAGTTCGTGGCCGAGCTGGGCCTGAAGATGCAGTGA
- a CDS encoding lipid-transfer protein, translated as MNRKVWVAGVGMIPFSKPGASEAYTVMGARAVREALRDAGLQYDAVQQAYAGYVYGDSTAGQAVVYGVGLSGIPVFNVNNNCATGSSALFLARQAVESGAVECALAVGFEQMVPGALKSVYEDRPLPLHDFISVMTEMQGYDTAKPRAAQFFGGAGRDYMKEHGIGADIFARIAVKARQHAARNPYAVFRQTVTLDEVLAAPMIFDPLTRLQCCPPTCGAAAAVLCSDEFARRHGLAPAVSIAAQAMTTDTPSTFGAGDMRKVVGFDMTRAAVDQVYEAAGIGPDDVDVVELHDCFTANELITYEGLRLTPEGTAEKFILDGDNTYGGKVVTNPSGGLLSKGHPLGATGLAQCTELVWQLRGQADLRQVEGARLALQHNLGLGGACVVTLYQAA; from the coding sequence ATGAATCGGAAAGTATGGGTTGCAGGGGTAGGCATGATCCCATTCAGCAAGCCCGGCGCCAGCGAGGCATATACCGTGATGGGCGCGCGCGCCGTGCGCGAGGCATTGCGGGATGCCGGACTGCAATACGACGCGGTCCAGCAGGCCTACGCGGGTTACGTCTACGGCGATTCGACTGCCGGACAGGCAGTGGTCTATGGCGTGGGGCTGAGCGGTATTCCGGTATTCAACGTCAATAACAATTGCGCGACCGGTTCCTCGGCGCTGTTCCTGGCGCGCCAGGCCGTGGAAAGCGGCGCGGTGGAGTGCGCGCTGGCGGTGGGCTTCGAGCAGATGGTGCCCGGCGCGCTGAAGAGCGTGTATGAGGATCGTCCTTTGCCCTTGCACGATTTCATCTCGGTGATGACCGAAATGCAAGGTTATGACACGGCCAAGCCGCGCGCGGCCCAGTTCTTCGGCGGCGCGGGCCGCGACTACATGAAGGAACACGGCATCGGCGCCGACATCTTCGCGCGCATCGCGGTTAAGGCACGCCAGCATGCCGCGCGCAACCCCTACGCGGTGTTCCGCCAGACGGTCACGCTGGACGAGGTGCTGGCCGCGCCCATGATCTTCGATCCCCTGACGCGCCTGCAATGCTGCCCGCCCACTTGCGGCGCGGCGGCCGCCGTCCTGTGCTCGGACGAGTTCGCCCGCCGCCACGGCCTCGCACCCGCCGTGAGCATCGCCGCGCAGGCCATGACGACAGACACTCCGTCCACCTTCGGCGCAGGCGACATGCGCAAGGTCGTGGGCTTTGACATGACGCGTGCCGCCGTCGACCAGGTGTATGAAGCTGCGGGCATCGGCCCCGACGATGTGGACGTGGTGGAACTGCACGACTGCTTCACCGCCAACGAGCTGATCACCTACGAGGGCCTGCGCCTGACGCCGGAGGGCACCGCCGAGAAGTTCATCCTCGACGGCGACAACACCTATGGCGGCAAGGTCGTGACCAATCCGTCCGGCGGCTTGCTGTCCAAGGGCCATCCGCTGGGCGCTACCGGACTGGCGCAATGCACCGAGCTGGTGTGGCAACTGCGCGGCCAGGCGGATCTGCGCCAGGTCGAGGGCGCCAGGCTGGCGCTGCAACACAACCTGGGACTGGGCGGCGCCTGCGTCGTGACGCTGTACCAGGCCGCTTGA
- a CDS encoding MaoC family dehydratase N-terminal domain-containing protein, with product MLDTSHIGAVLPAFNATVEAGRLRFFAQATGQDDPVYIDEAAARAAGHPGLPVPPTFLFCLEMASPRPAAMRELLGIDIARVLHGEQAFVYHAMAHAGDELRFEPRIADIYAKKGGALEFVVRETRVTDAAGRLVAELRATTVVRNA from the coding sequence ATGCTGGATACCAGTCATATTGGCGCCGTCTTGCCGGCGTTCAACGCGACCGTGGAGGCGGGCCGTCTGCGCTTTTTCGCCCAGGCTACCGGACAGGACGACCCGGTCTACATCGACGAGGCCGCCGCGCGTGCGGCCGGACACCCGGGATTGCCGGTGCCGCCGACCTTCCTCTTCTGCCTGGAGATGGCCAGTCCCCGTCCTGCCGCCATGCGTGAGCTATTGGGCATCGACATCGCCCGGGTGCTGCACGGCGAGCAGGCTTTCGTTTACCACGCCATGGCGCATGCCGGCGACGAACTGCGCTTCGAACCGCGCATCGCCGACATCTACGCCAAGAAGGGCGGCGCGCTGGAATTCGTCGTGCGCGAAACCCGGGTGACCGACGCCGCCGGGCGCCTGGTCGCCGAACTGCGCGCGACCACGGTCGTGCGCAATGCCTGA
- a CDS encoding acyl-CoA dehydrogenase family protein: MDTPRQGWMDADLTLFQDSTRRLFEKEFVPDEERWRKQQHADREVWNKAGRLGLLCVSMPEAYGGGGGSFAHEAIVGAEQARAMVHGFSNNVHSAILAHYILNYGTEAQKQRWLPRMATGELVGAIAMSEPGAGSDLKSVRTTATKEGGEYVLNGSKTFITNGLHADLVCVVAKTDAQAGARGVSLIMVETQGLAGFRRGRLLEKLGQKSLDTAELFFDGARVGQDCLLGGIEGRGFAQLMQQLPRERLLIAVGAVATMRRAIEETVAYASTRQVFGQALIELQNTRFKLAECETVATIAARFVDDCIERQLAGTLDLSTAAMAKWWTTQMNCQVIDECLQLHGGYGYMLEYPIARMYADARVGKIYGGSNEIMKEIIARAMTA, encoded by the coding sequence ATGGACACGCCACGGCAAGGCTGGATGGACGCGGACCTGACGCTGTTCCAGGATTCGACGCGGCGCCTCTTCGAAAAGGAGTTCGTGCCCGACGAAGAGCGCTGGCGCAAGCAGCAGCACGCGGACCGCGAGGTCTGGAACAAGGCGGGCCGCCTGGGATTGTTGTGCGTGAGCATGCCCGAGGCCTATGGCGGCGGCGGGGGCAGCTTCGCTCACGAGGCCATCGTGGGGGCGGAGCAGGCGCGCGCCATGGTTCATGGCTTCAGCAACAACGTGCATAGCGCCATCCTGGCGCACTACATCCTGAACTACGGCACCGAAGCGCAAAAGCAACGCTGGCTGCCGCGCATGGCCACGGGTGAACTCGTGGGCGCCATCGCCATGAGCGAACCGGGCGCGGGGTCCGACCTGAAGAGCGTGCGCACTACCGCCACGAAAGAGGGCGGCGAGTACGTGCTCAATGGTTCCAAGACCTTCATCACCAACGGCCTGCATGCGGACCTGGTCTGCGTGGTGGCCAAGACCGACGCGCAAGCGGGCGCGCGGGGCGTTTCGCTGATCATGGTGGAGACGCAGGGCTTGGCGGGCTTCAGGCGCGGGCGGCTGCTGGAGAAACTGGGCCAGAAAAGCCTGGACACGGCGGAACTGTTCTTCGATGGCGCGCGCGTGGGCCAGGACTGCCTCTTGGGCGGCATCGAGGGCCGCGGCTTTGCCCAGCTCATGCAGCAGCTGCCGCGCGAACGGCTGCTGATCGCGGTGGGGGCGGTAGCCACCATGCGGCGCGCCATCGAGGAAACCGTCGCCTACGCCAGTACCCGCCAAGTCTTCGGCCAGGCGCTCATCGAGCTGCAGAACACGCGCTTCAAGCTGGCCGAGTGCGAGACGGTCGCCACCATCGCGGCGCGCTTCGTCGACGATTGCATCGAACGTCAACTGGCGGGCACATTGGACCTGTCCACGGCAGCCATGGCCAAGTGGTGGACCACGCAGATGAACTGCCAGGTGATCGATGAATGCCTGCAGTTGCACGGCGGCTACGGCTACATGCTGGAATACCCGATAGCCAGGATGTACGCGGATGCGCGGGTAGGCAAGATCTACGGCGGTTCCAACGAAATCATGAAGGAAATCATCGCGCGCGCCATGACCGCCTGA
- a CDS encoding AraC family transcriptional regulator, with protein MTHHTIAVGHIAQILQGARSRGVDVDRVLMRAGVPPTLLQAPMARVSQAQLAQIMRVLRRATRDDFLGMGQHPVPMGAFDHACRLALHEGTVGQALRVAFRYYHGVLPDFTARLCVSGERARIVLDSRGPSSCTRWYGERSFLFFTLGVANWLAARRIPILGVDYSSGARSVDAHRLFYAPVRYGQPVTGLWLESRWLALPVVQNAQTLKPFLANAPFDLLVKYHDRTTLTDRIRRLLRNDLAKELPSLAQVSAQLAMTPQTLRRHLREEGQGFQALKDDLRRDAAVEYLARHDLSLMEIAGRLGFSEPSTFHRAFKKWTGVSPGEYRRNRLVCGPAGR; from the coding sequence ATGACCCATCACACCATCGCCGTGGGGCATATCGCCCAGATCCTGCAAGGCGCGCGCAGCCGGGGCGTGGACGTGGACCGGGTGCTGATGCGCGCCGGCGTGCCGCCGACCCTGCTGCAGGCGCCGATGGCGCGGGTTTCGCAGGCGCAGCTGGCGCAGATAATGCGGGTGTTGCGCCGCGCCACCCGGGACGACTTCCTCGGCATGGGCCAGCATCCCGTTCCCATGGGGGCGTTCGATCATGCCTGCCGGCTCGCGCTGCACGAAGGCACGGTGGGGCAGGCCTTGCGCGTGGCATTCCGCTACTACCACGGCGTGCTGCCCGACTTCACCGCCCGCTTGTGCGTCAGCGGCGAGCGCGCGCGCATCGTGCTCGACTCGCGCGGCCCCAGCAGCTGTACGCGCTGGTATGGCGAGCGCAGCTTTCTGTTTTTCACGCTGGGCGTGGCCAACTGGCTGGCCGCGCGGCGCATTCCCATCCTGGGCGTGGACTACAGCAGCGGCGCCCGCAGCGTCGATGCGCACAGGCTGTTCTATGCGCCCGTGCGCTATGGCCAGCCCGTGACCGGCCTGTGGCTGGAGTCGCGCTGGCTGGCCCTGCCTGTAGTCCAGAACGCGCAGACGCTCAAGCCGTTCCTGGCCAATGCGCCGTTCGACCTGCTGGTGAAGTACCACGACCGCACCACCCTGACCGACCGCATCCGGCGCCTGCTGCGTAACGATCTTGCCAAGGAATTGCCGTCATTGGCCCAGGTCAGCGCGCAGCTCGCGATGACGCCGCAAACGCTGCGGCGACATCTGCGCGAGGAGGGCCAGGGCTTTCAAGCCTTGAAGGACGATCTGCGGCGCGATGCCGCCGTCGAATACCTGGCACGGCACGATCTATCCCTGATGGAAATTGCCGGGCGCCTGGGCTTTTCCGAACCCAGCACCTTCCACCGCGCCTTCAAGAAATGGACCGGCGTATCGCCGGGCGAGTACCGCCGCAACCGCCTGGTCTGCGGTCCCGCGGGCCGCTGA
- a CDS encoding MaoC family dehydratase, with protein sequence MSIAMNHDARAGDELPGFTAGPVSRLGLALYCGASGDHNPIHVDLDFARAAGMDDVFAHGMLSAAYLARLLTNWAPQSALREYAVRFVAITHVGDEVRCTGRVVERFEAQGEARLRVELHARSQTGELRLSGVAVLAVR encoded by the coding sequence ATGAGCATAGCCATGAACCATGACGCCCGGGCCGGCGACGAGCTGCCCGGCTTTACCGCCGGACCGGTCAGCCGGCTGGGGCTGGCGCTGTACTGCGGCGCCTCGGGCGACCACAACCCGATACACGTGGACCTGGATTTCGCCCGCGCCGCGGGCATGGACGACGTATTCGCCCACGGCATGCTGTCAGCCGCCTATCTGGCCCGCCTGCTGACGAACTGGGCGCCGCAATCGGCGCTGCGCGAGTACGCCGTGCGTTTCGTGGCGATCACGCATGTGGGCGACGAGGTCCGCTGCACGGGCCGCGTGGTCGAACGCTTTGAAGCGCAGGGAGAAGCCCGCCTGCGGGTGGAACTGCATGCGCGCAGCCAGACCGGAGAACTGCGCCTGAGTGGCGTGGCGGTACTGGCGGTCCGGTAA
- a CDS encoding LysR family transcriptional regulator, with protein MAIDLRQLRQFVTIAELGSYRRAADTLHIAQPALSVSIQKLEHAVGVPLLVRGAKGVTTTPAGQALMADARRALFHAEQARQAARRVALGEWGTLRLGFVGSATYMLLPRHLPAFRAQYPDVQLDLREDSTVGLVAMLRANDIDAGLVRGPLAEDAALDSWVVERDDLILAVPAGHPLAAGGPVSLQRARAESFVLYSPLKVPGLHGVAQALCLKAGFSPRISQEAIQVQTLISLVASGMGLALVPGVTRAYSTPHVAFVPLTDADAHDALSLSLVTHRDTSCASVLRLRDCMLHPTA; from the coding sequence ATGGCTATCGATTTACGGCAGCTCCGGCAGTTCGTCACCATCGCGGAGCTGGGCAGCTACCGACGGGCCGCCGATACGCTGCATATCGCGCAACCGGCGCTATCGGTCTCGATCCAGAAACTGGAACATGCGGTGGGCGTGCCGCTGCTGGTGCGCGGCGCCAAGGGCGTGACGACTACGCCTGCGGGGCAGGCGCTGATGGCGGACGCCCGCCGCGCGCTGTTCCACGCCGAGCAGGCGCGCCAGGCCGCCCGCCGCGTGGCGCTGGGCGAATGGGGCACGCTGCGGCTGGGCTTCGTCGGCTCGGCCACCTACATGCTGCTGCCGCGTCATTTGCCGGCCTTCCGCGCGCAGTATCCGGATGTGCAGCTGGACCTGCGCGAGGACAGCACGGTCGGCCTGGTGGCGATGCTGCGCGCCAACGATATCGACGCCGGCCTGGTGCGCGGCCCCCTGGCGGAAGACGCGGCGCTGGATTCCTGGGTGGTGGAGCGCGACGACCTCATCCTGGCCGTGCCGGCGGGACATCCGCTGGCCGCGGGCGGGCCGGTCAGCCTGCAGCGGGCCCGCGCCGAAAGCTTCGTGCTGTACTCGCCGTTGAAGGTGCCGGGCCTGCACGGCGTGGCGCAGGCGCTATGCCTGAAGGCGGGCTTCTCGCCGCGCATCAGCCAGGAGGCGATACAGGTGCAGACGCTGATCAGCCTGGTGGCCAGCGGCATGGGGTTGGCGCTGGTACCTGGGGTGACGCGGGCATACTCGACCCCGCACGTGGCCTTCGTGCCGCTGACCGACGCCGATGCGCATGATGCGTTGTCCTTGTCGCTGGTGACGCATCGCGACACTTCCTGCGCATCGGTGCTGCGCTTGCGGGACTGCATGCTGCACCCCACCGCCTGA
- a CDS encoding CaiB/BaiF CoA transferase family protein: MDTPNTAPLAGVRILDLSRLLPGPLGAQYLADLGADVIKIEDTQAGDYAPAPLRALCNRNKRGLRLDLKHPEGQAALAALARGADVVIESFRPGVAARLQADYPTLARHNPRLVYCSITGYGQDGPQRDAAGHDLNYAACAGVADQMGCGPDLPALSNLPVADILGGSLTAVMGILAALYDAQRSGRGRYIDIAIADGLLAAAVVPLATLNARGDTRPAGADTLSGGLACYGQYRAADGRYLAVAALEPKFWETLCRRLERPDLAPLHRNGDATQQARVRSELQQLFGTRPLAHWLALLEDADCCVSPVLKLAESLEHPQFVARGLPLQTEHPAYGRHAQVASPVKMSGFQFAIHRQAPLPGEHSNQILREAGYSEPDVASLIGRGIAL, from the coding sequence TTGGATACGCCGAACACCGCTCCGCTCGCAGGCGTCAGGATCCTGGACCTGTCGCGGCTCCTGCCCGGCCCGCTGGGTGCGCAGTACCTGGCCGACCTCGGCGCCGATGTGATCAAGATCGAAGACACGCAGGCGGGCGACTATGCGCCCGCGCCGCTGCGCGCCCTCTGCAACCGCAACAAGCGCGGGCTGCGGCTGGATCTCAAGCATCCCGAAGGACAGGCGGCGCTGGCCGCGCTGGCGCGCGGCGCCGACGTGGTGATCGAGAGCTTCCGGCCCGGCGTGGCCGCGCGGCTGCAGGCCGACTACCCCACCCTGGCGCGGCACAACCCCCGGCTGGTCTACTGCAGCATCACCGGCTACGGACAGGACGGCCCGCAGCGCGACGCCGCCGGCCATGACCTGAACTATGCCGCCTGCGCCGGCGTCGCCGACCAGATGGGCTGCGGGCCCGATCTGCCGGCGTTGTCCAACCTGCCGGTGGCCGACATTCTTGGAGGCTCGCTCACCGCGGTGATGGGCATATTGGCCGCGCTGTACGACGCCCAGCGCAGCGGGCGCGGACGTTATATCGATATCGCCATCGCCGACGGCCTGCTGGCCGCCGCCGTGGTGCCGCTGGCCACGCTCAACGCCCGCGGCGACACGCGCCCGGCGGGCGCCGATACCTTGTCGGGCGGACTGGCCTGCTATGGCCAGTACCGCGCCGCGGACGGGCGCTATCTGGCGGTCGCCGCGCTGGAGCCCAAGTTCTGGGAAACGCTGTGCCGGCGGCTGGAACGCCCCGACCTGGCGCCGCTGCACCGCAACGGCGACGCGACGCAGCAGGCGCGCGTGCGCAGCGAGCTGCAACAGCTGTTCGGCACGCGGCCGCTGGCGCACTGGCTGGCGTTGCTGGAAGACGCCGACTGCTGCGTGTCGCCCGTGCTCAAGCTGGCGGAAAGCCTGGAGCATCCACAGTTCGTCGCCCGCGGCCTGCCGCTGCAAACCGAGCACCCGGCCTATGGCCGCCATGCCCAGGTCGCCAGCCCGGTGAAGATGTCGGGCTTCCAGTTCGCCATCCACCGCCAGGCCCCGCTGCCGGGCGAACACAGCAATCAGATCCTGCGCGAGGCCGGCTACAGCGAGCCCGACGTCGCCAGCCTGATCGGACGTGGCATTGCGCTGTAG